A single Tenacibaculum sp. 190524A02b DNA region contains:
- a CDS encoding hemagglutinin protein — MKQFLFIISLLITSSLSSQTIERTVIGSNGTTLSTANASLDYTIGDLVVTTSSNGSNTLTQGFQQETIVLKIKLAPVVFLQGPLATSETTTMDDSLRSNSLLPTTSPYTDAITCETSVFNTTGNDAIIDWVWITLRDKNDRTTILASQSALVQADGDIVDVDGVSALKFNLSSDSYYVAVNHRNHLGIISNSAIALNTNSSTSVNLSNSASSVFGGTNSVVNMSNGVFAMISGDVDENGQIQNIDANSVIKVLGDAGYHKADLNMNGQIQNSDVNSFLNPNIGKGEQF, encoded by the coding sequence ATGAAACAGTTTTTATTTATAATATCATTGCTGATTACTTCTTCTTTGTCTTCTCAAACAATAGAACGAACTGTAATTGGATCAAACGGAACAACTTTAAGTACAGCAAACGCTAGTTTAGATTATACAATTGGAGATTTAGTAGTTACAACAAGCTCAAATGGAAGCAATACATTAACTCAAGGTTTTCAGCAAGAAACTATCGTTTTAAAGATTAAACTTGCTCCTGTAGTTTTTTTACAAGGGCCATTAGCAACTTCAGAAACAACTACAATGGACGATAGTTTAAGAAGTAACAGTTTACTACCAACAACTAGTCCGTATACAGATGCTATTACTTGTGAAACTTCAGTTTTCAATACAACAGGTAACGATGCTATTATCGATTGGGTTTGGATAACCTTACGTGATAAAAATGATAGAACTACCATTCTTGCTAGTCAATCTGCATTAGTACAAGCCGATGGAGATATTGTTGATGTTGATGGAGTATCCGCTTTAAAATTCAATTTGTCTTCAGATAGTTATTACGTAGCTGTAAATCACAGAAATCATTTAGGAATCATAAGTAATTCAGCAATAGCTTTAAACACTAACAGTTCAACATCAGTTAACCTTAGCAATTCTGCCTCTTCTGTTTTTGGAGGAACAAATTCAGTTGTAAATATGAGCAATGGGGTATTCGCAATGATTTCTGGAGATGTTGATGAAAATGGACAGATTCAAAACATAGATGCCAATTCTGTAATTAAGGTATTAGGTGATGCTGGGTATCATAAAGCAGATTTGAATATGAATGGACAAATACAAAATTCAGATGTCAATAGCTTTTTAAATCCTAACATAGGAAAAGGAGAACAATTCTAA
- a CDS encoding T9SS type A sorting domain-containing protein codes for MIKNILYLFLVVFNTQLFSQNISFSFVNARNTNDGTNDFYEADIYIASDSDFIVGSGQIYFNYNIEAFGENVHTNGNIEMLQPDGSVLATSFFGGTVLAYTSFIVNDNTTSRVSTSFQQLASSGTIGMPVISSTPKHLYSIKIKYTDVSKDPNVSFETGGVFLDQFYTACGPATVVALGTADCTKYSGTQITGDNYDSSGAALPTNVNWTGSSSAFWGVTSNWTDTAIPNVTNNVTIPDVTNDPIVNSGNYSVNDLTIATGADLTIDTNGTLNVNGNLNSSGTIALASNTSNSSVFIVEGTTSGQVTFQKNGLIANQWNVITASVSGQSIKEFAENVANDIRVNNSVSPKRYAIAYYDDSNTNGAKWVYYTADDLSTNALTFEVGKGYAISRATDGGVSFTGSIETNNVTETVAENQWNALGNPYTAYLPINENSGANFIQDNYSKFDASFVAVYSWDASQNKYTPKTLVDSESKLAPGEGFFIKTGSGETNVVFNENQRGVAVSGGGSMRLESTNASYPSIELKASIKGTMVTTKILYTETATKGLDAGYDIGNFEAANFDVFTQLVSNETKHNYTIQSLPNSDYDNMVIPVGLLAEDGTEVEFSVATNKLPTEITIYLEDKVKNTFTNLSNTNYNVTIEEEAHKRGRFYLHTISNTLSIEDSSLNSENIDIFKSANKEITITGIQSKAHIKVYSIIGREVLDTQIESNSSSKITLQGFSSGIYIVKLQSEDAEVSKKIIIE; via the coding sequence ATGATAAAAAATATACTTTATTTATTTTTAGTTGTTTTTAATACACAACTATTTTCGCAAAACATTAGTTTTTCTTTTGTAAATGCAAGAAATACTAACGATGGAACCAATGATTTTTATGAAGCAGATATCTACATAGCTTCTGATAGCGACTTTATAGTTGGTTCTGGACAAATTTACTTTAATTATAATATCGAGGCATTTGGAGAAAATGTACATACTAACGGTAACATTGAAATGTTACAACCAGACGGTTCTGTTTTAGCAACAAGCTTTTTTGGAGGAACAGTATTAGCCTATACTTCATTTATTGTAAATGATAATACTACTTCAAGAGTTTCCACTTCTTTTCAACAATTAGCGAGTAGTGGAACTATAGGAATGCCAGTAATAAGCAGTACTCCAAAACATTTATACAGTATTAAAATAAAATATACTGATGTTAGTAAAGATCCAAATGTTTCTTTTGAAACTGGTGGTGTTTTTCTAGATCAATTTTATACTGCTTGCGGTCCAGCTACTGTTGTAGCTTTAGGAACTGCTGATTGTACTAAATATTCAGGAACTCAAATTACTGGAGATAATTATGATTCATCAGGAGCAGCTTTACCTACTAATGTAAATTGGACGGGGAGTTCAAGTGCTTTTTGGGGAGTTACTTCAAATTGGACTGATACAGCAATTCCTAATGTTACTAATAATGTAACAATTCCTGACGTAACTAATGATCCTATTGTAAACTCAGGTAATTATAGTGTTAATGACTTAACAATAGCTACAGGTGCTGATCTTACTATTGACACGAATGGTACTTTAAATGTAAATGGTAACTTAAATAGTAGCGGTACAATTGCATTAGCATCCAATACAAGTAATAGTAGTGTTTTTATTGTAGAAGGAACTACTTCTGGTCAAGTTACTTTTCAAAAAAATGGATTAATAGCTAACCAATGGAATGTGATTACTGCATCTGTTAGTGGGCAAAGTATAAAAGAGTTTGCAGAAAATGTAGCAAATGATATTCGCGTAAACAATTCTGTTTCTCCTAAAAGGTATGCTATTGCTTATTATGATGATAGTAATACAAATGGAGCTAAATGGGTATATTATACAGCTGATGATTTAAGTACCAATGCACTTACTTTTGAAGTAGGAAAAGGGTATGCCATTTCTAGAGCAACAGACGGAGGCGTTTCTTTTACAGGTAGTATAGAAACAAATAATGTAACAGAAACAGTTGCAGAAAACCAATGGAATGCTCTAGGAAACCCTTACACAGCTTACCTGCCAATTAATGAAAATTCTGGAGCAAATTTTATACAAGATAATTATAGCAAGTTTGATGCTTCTTTTGTAGCAGTGTATAGTTGGGATGCTTCTCAAAATAAATACACACCTAAAACTTTAGTTGATTCTGAAAGTAAATTAGCACCGGGAGAAGGTTTTTTTATTAAAACTGGTTCTGGCGAAACTAACGTCGTTTTTAATGAAAATCAAAGAGGTGTAGCTGTTTCTGGAGGAGGATCTATGAGGCTTGAAAGCACAAATGCATCATACCCTAGTATAGAACTTAAAGCTTCTATAAAAGGAACAATGGTTACTACAAAAATTTTATACACAGAAACTGCTACAAAAGGTTTAGATGCTGGTTATGACATAGGAAATTTTGAGGCAGCAAATTTTGATGTATTTACACAATTAGTAAGTAATGAAACCAAGCACAATTACACAATTCAATCTTTACCAAATAGTGATTATGACAATATGGTAATACCAGTAGGTTTACTTGCTGAAGATGGTACAGAAGTTGAGTTTTCAGTTGCTACCAATAAATTACCAACAGAGATTACTATTTATCTAGAAGATAAGGTAAAGAATACATTTACAAATCTTAGTAATACAAACTATAATGTTACAATAGAAGAAGAAGCTCATAAAAGAGGAAGATTCTATTTACATACCATTTCTAACACATTAAGTATCGAGGATTCAAGTTTGAATTCTGAAAACATAGACATTTTCAAGTCGGCAAATAAAGAGATTACAATTACAGGAATTCAATCAAAAGCACACATAAAAGTATATTCAATAATAGGAAGAGAAGTATTAGATACTCAAATAGAATCCAATAGCTCTTCAAAAATTACTTTACAAGGCTTTTCTTCTGGTATTTATATTGTAAAACTACAGTCAGAGGATGCAGAAGTTAGTAAGAAAATAATTATAGAATAG
- a CDS encoding tetratricopeptide repeat protein yields MRKLFLILYLLFGSLVLNSQTKIDSTLIQLKTKVESANTDSLKVEALIKLCGYQRKRDYNKVIIYCNQIHRILKKATYDTRVQLAKTYGHSGIYKRRKADYVGALKDYHSAEKIYISMNDTIRLSSIYHNIGFIYRVQKEYNKSIKLFKKAITINKHNKRHKALGNNYSMMSICYKNLHKIDTAFYVINKAIKYFELDNYEEGKQQAISNRASLYSVQKKYNEALLVYLNYLDYVKSINKKRSIIKTLTNIANVYLLLEEYDKALSYANDSIEMAISEDTKQYLHDAYTIRSKIYKAMNKYDLAFKDIVKYTEINVEINSIKKARELRAIEVLHIYEKQRLKDSLSNAQEKKDLQIKSRNSQLKIQLYSSIVLIVSLLVIIVFYFGYKYYKKHHQKELPVNTEKLITDFDIDKEKTEKLRTKTIQHFETREKFTPKQTNPSKLISNYSLETILQDLKEEAFVGDKIESLKNNIKKLNEDFLNRLKTKHPQLTKTDVEVCSFIRIGLTRKEISIVRKTTLEAIKSTRFRLKKKLELSKEDKLDNYIQNL; encoded by the coding sequence ATGCGTAAACTATTTTTAATACTGTATTTATTATTTGGGAGTTTGGTTTTAAATTCTCAAACAAAAATAGATAGTACGCTTATACAATTAAAAACAAAAGTTGAAAGTGCAAATACAGATTCTTTAAAGGTAGAAGCTCTGATTAAATTATGCGGTTATCAAAGAAAGAGAGATTACAATAAAGTAATTATATATTGTAATCAAATACATAGAATTCTTAAAAAAGCAACCTATGATACTAGGGTGCAACTAGCAAAAACATATGGTCATTCAGGTATTTATAAAAGAAGAAAAGCAGATTATGTTGGTGCTTTAAAAGATTACCATTCTGCTGAAAAAATTTACATCAGTATGAATGATACCATTCGGCTTTCAAGTATTTATCATAATATAGGTTTCATATACAGAGTTCAAAAAGAATATAATAAATCCATTAAGTTATTTAAAAAAGCAATAACAATAAACAAGCATAATAAAAGGCATAAAGCTCTTGGAAATAATTACAGCATGATGTCTATATGCTATAAAAATTTACATAAAATTGATACCGCTTTTTATGTTATAAATAAAGCTATAAAGTATTTTGAGTTGGATAATTATGAAGAAGGTAAACAACAGGCTATTTCCAATAGAGCGTCTTTATATTCTGTTCAAAAGAAATATAATGAAGCACTTTTGGTTTATTTGAATTATTTGGACTATGTAAAAAGTATAAATAAAAAAAGATCCATAATTAAAACACTCACAAATATTGCTAATGTTTATTTATTACTTGAAGAATATGATAAAGCCTTAAGTTATGCTAATGATAGTATAGAAATGGCAATTTCAGAAGATACCAAACAATACCTTCATGATGCTTATACAATTAGGAGCAAAATATACAAAGCTATGAATAAGTATGACCTTGCTTTTAAAGATATTGTAAAGTACACTGAAATTAATGTAGAAATAAATAGTATAAAAAAAGCAAGAGAACTAAGAGCGATAGAAGTACTACATATTTATGAAAAACAACGATTAAAAGATAGTTTGAGTAACGCTCAAGAGAAGAAAGATTTACAAATTAAATCAAGAAACTCACAACTAAAAATACAATTGTATAGTAGTATAGTTTTGATTGTTAGTTTACTAGTGATTATAGTTTTTTATTTTGGTTATAAATACTATAAAAAACATCACCAAAAAGAGCTTCCAGTTAATACAGAAAAATTAATTACTGATTTTGATATTGATAAAGAAAAAACAGAAAAGTTAAGGACAAAAACAATACAACATTTTGAAACTAGGGAAAAATTTACCCCAAAACAGACTAATCCTTCAAAATTAATAAGTAATTATTCTCTTGAAACGATTCTTCAAGATTTAAAAGAAGAGGCTTTTGTGGGTGATAAAATAGAAAGCCTAAAGAATAATATAAAAAAACTTAATGAAGATTTTTTAAATAGATTAAAAACGAAACACCCACAGCTTACTAAAACAGATGTTGAGGTTTGCTCTTTTATTAGAATAGGACTTACAAGGAAAGAAATATCTATTGTTAGAAAAACAACACTCGAAGCTATAAAGTCAACCCGTTTTCGATTAAAAAAGAAACTTGAATTAAGCAAAGAAGACAAATTAGACAACTATATTCAAAATTTGTAG
- a CDS encoding phosphoribosyl-AMP cyclohydrolase, with protein sequence MLIKEDKIELEEGQRLDLQFDKRGGLLPVAVQETTTGQLLMLASVNKQALTKTLETKKATFWSTSRNKLWTKGETSGDFLRIDKILIDCDQDALVYQVTLLGDGVCHTYNLQGKHRKACFYRELNMEQSNLQFIEDMQ encoded by the coding sequence TGATTAAAGAGGATAAAATAGAACTGGAAGAAGGACAACGTCTAGACCTTCAATTTGACAAACGAGGTGGTTTATTACCTGTTGCAGTACAAGAAACAACAACTGGTCAGCTTTTAATGTTAGCCTCAGTAAACAAACAAGCATTAACCAAAACACTTGAAACCAAAAAAGCTACATTTTGGAGTACTTCTCGCAATAAACTTTGGACAAAGGGAGAAACTTCTGGTGATTTTTTAAGAATTGATAAAATACTTATTGATTGTGATCAAGATGCGCTTGTATATCAAGTTACATTATTAGGTGACGGAGTTTGTCATACCTACAATTTACAAGGTAAACACCGAAAGGCTTGTTTTTACAGAGAGTTAAATATGGAACAAAGTAACCTTCAATTTATTGAAGATATGCAATAA